One window from the genome of Chloroherpetonaceae bacterium encodes:
- a CDS encoding DUF2200 domain-containing protein — translation MQETDKHNERIAKMTFASVFPHYVTKVESKGRTKDELYQVIKWLTDFDKAKIQQLIDEKVTFETFFERATLNPNAEKITGMICGYRIEEIQNPLTKKARYLDKIIDELAKGKKIEKILRQ, via the coding sequence ATGCAAGAAACAGACAAACATAACGAACGAATTGCAAAAATGACTTTTGCTTCTGTTTTTCCGCATTACGTTACAAAAGTAGAAAGTAAAGGAAGAACAAAGGACGAACTGTATCAAGTTATTAAGTGGTTAACAGATTTTGACAAAGCAAAAATTCAACAACTCATTGATGAAAAAGTAACTTTTGAAACTTTCTTTGAAAGGGCAACTCTAAACCCAAATGCGGAAAAAATTACAGGAATGATTTGTGGTTACAGAATTGAAGAAATTCAAAACCCTTTAACTAAAAAAGCAAGATATTTGGACAAAATAATTGACGAATTAGCAAAAGGTAAGAAAATAGAAAAAATTTTAAGACAATAA
- a CDS encoding SPFH domain-containing protein, whose product MSEIGIMIEQIQIRDITFPKTIQDLFAKHLEAKIKAKSELENARTAVAAARALKNASELMKDDENIRFFQMIETLNKIAEKGKHTFMIGDFQQFMKK is encoded by the coding sequence ATGTCTGAGATTGGAATTATGATCGAGCAAATTCAAATTCGTGATATAACCTTTCCCAAAACAATTCAAGATTTATTTGCAAAACACTTGGAGGCAAAAATCAAAGCAAAATCGGAGCTTGAAAATGCAAGAACAGCCGTAGCAGCTGCAAGAGCTTTGAAAAATGCTTCCGAATTAATGAAGGATGATGAGAACATAAGATTTTTTCAGATGATTGAAACACTCAATAAAATTGCGGAAAAAGGAAAGCACACCTTTATGATTGGGGATTTTCAACAATTCATGAAAAAATGA
- a CDS encoding VOC family protein → MTIQQKITPCLWVEKDAREVVNYYLSIFKEGKLKDYRQFTNPPEMGGETFETAVMEIAGMELSILAAGPLFKFNEAVSFVINTKDQAETDYYWEAITSNGGEEGVCGWCKDKYGLSWQIVPVEYFSLIHNDDPKVREKALMNTFKMKKLILSELK, encoded by the coding sequence ATGACCATTCAACAAAAAATAACCCCTTGCCTTTGGGTTGAAAAAGATGCAAGAGAAGTCGTCAATTATTATTTATCAATTTTTAAGGAAGGCAAACTCAAAGATTATCGACAATTCACCAATCCACCGGAAATGGGGGGCGAGACTTTTGAAACGGCGGTAATGGAAATTGCAGGAATGGAATTGAGTATTTTAGCTGCAGGGCCACTATTTAAGTTTAACGAAGCCGTTTCGTTTGTCATTAATACCAAAGACCAAGCTGAAACCGATTATTATTGGGAAGCCATCACTTCAAATGGCGGCGAAGAAGGGGTATGCGGTTGGTGTAAAGATAAATATGGACTCTCGTGGCAAATTGTTCCCGTAGAATACTTCTCTCTTATTCATAATGATGACCCCAAAGTCAGAGAAAAAGCCTTAATGAATACTTTTAAGATGAAAAAGCTTATTCTATCGGAGCTAAAATGA
- a CDS encoding BsuBI/PstI family type II restriction endonuclease, which yields MSKTEEAQEILKALGLPPAQYNEMAALTFLAICNIKENDSWANATRQSLGVTKGIMTFVNDNYGKSYAPNTRETFRRQVLHQFVQARVVDYNPDKPDLPVNSPNAHYALTKEVLEVVKTYKTKNWDKALKNFIDTVGKLSEVYLKERELNQIPVTLQNGETIKLSAGKHNEVQAAIVEQFAPRFANGGTLLYLGDTAKKDLFVDEKGLKDLGIPIDQHSKLPDVVIYDSKRKWLFLIEAVTSHGPVSPKRLLELEEFLKDCKVGKVYVTAFPDMSEFKKHSNNIAWETEVWLMEVPDHMIHFNGDRFMGPR from the coding sequence ATGAGTAAAACAGAAGAAGCACAAGAGATACTGAAAGCATTAGGACTGCCGCCAGCACAATACAACGAAATGGCGGCATTGACATTTTTAGCAATCTGTAACATTAAGGAAAATGACAGTTGGGCAAACGCAACTCGTCAAAGTTTAGGCGTTACAAAAGGAATAATGACTTTTGTAAATGACAATTACGGTAAATCATATGCACCAAATACAAGAGAAACATTTAGAAGACAAGTGCTTCACCAATTTGTTCAGGCAAGGGTTGTTGACTACAACCCCGACAAACCTGATTTGCCAGTAAACAGCCCAAATGCTCATTACGCTTTAACAAAGGAAGTTTTGGAAGTTGTAAAAACATACAAAACCAAAAATTGGGACAAAGCTCTTAAAAACTTCATTGACACGGTTGGAAAACTTTCAGAAGTGTATTTGAAAGAAAGAGAATTAAATCAAATCCCTGTTACACTTCAAAACGGAGAAACAATAAAACTTTCCGCAGGAAAACATAATGAAGTTCAAGCTGCAATAGTTGAACAGTTTGCTCCACGTTTTGCAAATGGTGGTACACTTCTATACTTAGGCGACACAGCAAAAAAAGATTTGTTTGTGGACGAAAAAGGGCTAAAAGATTTGGGCATTCCAATTGACCAACACAGCAAACTACCTGACGTTGTAATTTATGACAGTAAAAGAAAATGGTTGTTTCTAATTGAAGCCGTAACTTCTCACGGACCTGTTTCGCCCAAACGACTTTTAGAGCTTGAAGAATTTTTAAAAGACTGCAAAGTTGGTAAGGTTTACGTGACCGCTTTTCCCGATATGTCAGAGTTTAAGAAACATTCAAACAACATTGCTTGGGAGACAGAAGTTTGGTTAATGGAAGTTCCTGACCATATGATACATTTTAACGGAGACAGATTTATGGGGCCAAGATAG
- a CDS encoding Eco57I restriction-modification methylase domain-containing protein yields the protein MTNNINIEPLNQELPSKFADRLGIYYTQQVTTKHKKDNGQFFTPTEIAQLMASYCDLTKNTIRILDPGCGTAILTCALIEHLVETRNDIELIDLVAYETDPDLITFSQKVLTYLKKWLLEKGIKFQYLLHIHDFILDNAKALKENYNGEQFDLIISNPPYFKLAKDDEKTIAAKELVSGQPNIYSIFMGIAAKLLSENGELIFITPRSFASGNYFKAFRELFFNTVQIDKIHLFNSRKDTFNRDSVLQETVVIKAIREEINPNKNVLVSSSIGIKDIFQPTIKYFNSSELIDLNSKEKILHLPTSDKEENILNLVSTWHNVLTDFDIKISTGPVVSFRALEFIQNNYENGTVFLAPLFWLHNVNKMTLEWPKQLKEKGQFIRIENGSKSLLLPNKNYILLRRFSTKDDKSRLIAAPYFCNYVKSYFVGVENKVNYIYRKDGHLDRNEVVGLCALLNSELFDTYFQIFNGNVNVSATELREMRFPPLENIKEIGNKIILSNDYSMNNVNNIVNELFELEVIMN from the coding sequence ATGACAAATAATATAAATATCGAACCTTTAAACCAAGAACTTCCAAGCAAGTTTGCGGATAGGTTAGGTATTTATTACACGCAACAAGTAACAACTAAACATAAAAAAGACAACGGACAGTTTTTTACACCGACAGAAATTGCCCAACTTATGGCTTCTTATTGCGACTTGACAAAGAATACAATCAGAATTTTAGACCCAGGTTGCGGAACAGCTATTTTGACTTGTGCTTTAATTGAACATTTAGTTGAAACACGAAATGACATAGAACTTATTGACTTAGTTGCTTATGAAACAGACCCGGACTTAATTACATTTTCACAAAAGGTATTGACATATTTAAAAAAATGGCTTTTAGAAAAGGGTATTAAATTTCAATATTTACTTCACATTCACGACTTCATTTTAGACAATGCAAAAGCATTAAAAGAAAACTATAACGGTGAACAATTTGATTTAATAATTTCAAATCCACCCTACTTTAAACTTGCAAAGGATGATGAAAAAACCATTGCAGCAAAAGAGTTAGTAAGCGGACAGCCCAATATCTATTCAATTTTTATGGGCATTGCTGCAAAACTTCTTTCTGAAAACGGAGAGTTGATTTTTATTACACCGAGAAGTTTTGCGTCAGGCAATTATTTTAAAGCATTCAGAGAACTGTTTTTTAACACTGTTCAAATTGACAAAATACATTTGTTTAATTCACGTAAAGACACCTTTAATCGTGACAGCGTTTTGCAAGAAACTGTTGTAATAAAAGCAATCAGAGAAGAAATCAATCCAAACAAAAATGTGCTTGTTTCTTCAAGCATAGGAATTAAAGACATTTTTCAACCTACGATAAAATATTTCAATTCTTCAGAACTCATTGACCTAAATTCAAAAGAGAAAATTTTGCATTTGCCGACAAGCGACAAAGAAGAAAATATTTTGAATTTGGTTTCTACTTGGCACAATGTTCTGACTGATTTTGACATAAAAATTTCAACGGGACCCGTTGTTTCATTTCGGGCTTTAGAGTTTATTCAAAACAACTATGAGAACGGAACAGTTTTTTTAGCTCCTTTATTTTGGCTACATAACGTAAACAAAATGACTTTAGAATGGCCAAAACAACTAAAAGAAAAAGGACAATTCATAAGAATAGAAAACGGTTCTAAATCATTACTGCTACCAAATAAAAACTACATTTTATTAAGACGCTTTAGCACAAAAGACGACAAGAGCAGATTGATTGCAGCACCTTATTTCTGCAACTATGTTAAATCATATTTTGTAGGAGTTGAAAACAAAGTGAATTACATATACAGAAAAGACGGACACTTAGACCGTAACGAAGTTGTTGGACTTTGTGCATTACTGAATAGTGAATTATTTGACACTTACTTTCAAATTTTCAACGGAAACGTAAATGTAAGTGCAACCGAACTTAGAGAAATGAGATTTCCACCATTAGAAAACATAAAAGAAATTGGCAATAAAATCATACTTTCCAACGACTACTCAATGAACAATGTAAACAACATTGTAAACGAGCTTTTTGAATTGGAAGTAATAATGAATTGA
- a CDS encoding PAS domain-containing protein, which produces MQTLISTETLFELANSSQLLLGVLSKDGHFIEVSDAWVSQMGYQRNTILGKHFSEFLHPEDIAPTLTAAEDLIEGKPLSAFENRYRDFDGNYRWFQWAAKYDQVQEKFFVMVRDISLNKFTEKKLRSAEKRHQIIVDNMFHMIGLLSPDGILLEANKAALTFGGIPPTEVIGKYFWDCYWWQISKDAQDKLKQGIHQAANGSDVRFEVEVQAKGKPHLIDFSLKPLFDDEGKVEFIIPEGRSLVAQRQGELHLKEREAFLKSIYYGAEIAIFVIDVLGIDQYRVREVNPAYERMAHLNAVLLEGKLLDELAKIFSPEAIVKIKENYRKAIEKRERIAYEESMIMNGRQTYWMTQLAPLFDENGQAYRIIGTSLEVTEQKKIEEEKRQLERLQSQKMEALGTLSSGIAHDFNNILSIITLASERMKMKKTIEAMLHSVEIIRTATERGKEVVQQLSLFSRSESLELIPIAITEVFKQVNVMLRASMPRNIDLEFQQASSDLYISGNHTNLCQILLNLAVNARDAMPNGGMMRIQSFVRDEAIVQKHFPEAKSQNGFIEIRITDTGTGISEDVRARMFEPFFTTKQKGKGTGLGLSIVHGVVKAHKGFIDVQSQVGKGTVFSLYFPLLAKANFTKELETEIKKGVLLLVEDEIEINNMLSDFLEHEGYAVFKAFDGLEASNLFKLHKDKIDLVITDSDLPKLSGRDLIQQFRRINPKLPIIIASGSLGIREFTKEMEGATAFIEKPYVISEILSNLDKMIES; this is translated from the coding sequence ATGCAAACACTTATTTCCACCGAAACACTTTTTGAACTTGCGAACAGCTCTCAGTTGCTGCTTGGAGTACTTTCAAAAGATGGTCATTTTATTGAAGTGAGCGACGCTTGGGTTAGTCAAATGGGTTACCAACGCAACACTATTCTCGGAAAGCACTTCTCCGAGTTTCTTCATCCCGAAGACATTGCACCAACACTCACCGCTGCCGAAGATCTAATTGAGGGAAAGCCGTTATCTGCATTTGAAAACCGATATCGCGATTTCGATGGAAATTACCGTTGGTTTCAATGGGCCGCTAAGTATGATCAGGTTCAAGAGAAATTTTTTGTTATGGTGCGCGATATTTCGCTTAACAAATTCACTGAAAAAAAACTTCGTTCTGCAGAAAAGCGGCATCAGATTATTGTTGATAATATGTTCCACATGATTGGCTTGCTTTCGCCCGATGGCATTTTGCTCGAAGCCAATAAAGCAGCATTAACCTTTGGTGGAATTCCGCCAACTGAAGTTATTGGAAAGTATTTTTGGGATTGTTATTGGTGGCAGATTTCGAAAGACGCGCAAGACAAGTTAAAGCAAGGTATACACCAAGCTGCAAACGGTAGCGATGTTCGATTTGAGGTTGAAGTTCAAGCAAAAGGAAAGCCGCATCTCATCGATTTTTCACTCAAGCCATTATTTGATGACGAAGGTAAGGTTGAGTTCATCATCCCTGAAGGTCGAAGCCTTGTAGCCCAGAGACAAGGTGAGCTGCATCTCAAAGAGCGCGAGGCGTTTTTGAAAAGCATTTACTATGGCGCCGAAATTGCCATTTTTGTTATTGATGTTTTAGGGATAGATCAGTATCGTGTTCGTGAAGTAAACCCCGCCTACGAAAGAATGGCTCATCTAAACGCAGTTCTTCTGGAAGGCAAGCTTTTAGACGAATTGGCAAAAATATTCTCACCCGAAGCAATCGTAAAAATCAAGGAAAATTATCGAAAAGCAATTGAAAAGCGCGAGCGAATCGCTTATGAAGAAAGCATGATCATGAATGGTCGGCAAACCTATTGGATGACTCAGCTTGCACCTCTTTTCGATGAGAATGGTCAAGCCTATCGCATTATTGGAACTTCACTTGAAGTGACAGAACAAAAAAAGATTGAAGAAGAAAAGCGCCAACTTGAACGGCTTCAATCACAAAAAATGGAGGCCTTAGGAACCCTTTCTTCGGGTATCGCCCACGATTTTAACAACATCCTCAGCATCATTACACTCGCTTCTGAGCGAATGAAGATGAAAAAAACGATTGAGGCAATGTTACATTCGGTGGAAATAATTCGCACCGCTACCGAAAGAGGAAAAGAAGTGGTTCAGCAGCTCTCGCTTTTCTCTCGCTCTGAATCGTTAGAACTAATACCGATTGCAATTACTGAAGTTTTCAAACAAGTGAATGTGATGTTGCGCGCTTCAATGCCACGAAACATTGATCTGGAGTTTCAGCAGGCATCAAGCGATCTTTATATCAGTGGGAATCATACCAATTTATGCCAAATCTTACTCAACCTTGCTGTTAACGCTCGTGACGCAATGCCTAATGGCGGAATGATGAGAATTCAAAGTTTTGTAAGAGACGAAGCCATTGTTCAAAAGCACTTCCCAGAGGCAAAGTCGCAAAATGGATTTATCGAGATTCGAATCACGGATACCGGAACCGGAATTTCTGAAGATGTTCGAGCGCGAATGTTTGAACCCTTTTTTACCACGAAGCAAAAAGGGAAAGGGACAGGTCTTGGCCTTTCCATTGTTCACGGTGTGGTGAAAGCGCATAAAGGGTTTATCGATGTTCAATCTCAGGTAGGGAAAGGAACTGTTTTTTCACTTTATTTCCCGCTTCTTGCGAAAGCTAATTTTACCAAAGAACTTGAAACAGAAATCAAAAAGGGTGTTTTATTGCTCGTTGAAGATGAAATAGAAATCAATAACATGCTCTCCGACTTTTTGGAACATGAAGGATATGCCGTCTTTAAGGCCTTCGATGGCTTAGAAGCCTCCAATCTTTTTAAGTTACACAAAGATAAAATCGACCTTGTCATAACCGATTCTGATTTACCCAAATTAAGTGGGAGAGATTTAATCCAACAGTTTCGGCGAATTAACCCCAAGCTTCCCATTATCATTGCAAGTGGCAGCCTTGGAATTCGAGAGTTTACAAAAGAAATGGAAGGTGCAACCGCTTTCATTGAAAAACCTTATGTTATTTCGGAAATACTTTCGAACCTTGATAAAATGATTGAAAGCTGA
- a CDS encoding NFACT RNA binding domain-containing protein, protein MIKNYFTLYYLAAEIQDAVQGGFVIDCFTQSKNELRIAFATPSKKDYTIIFNAERADIALYFTRDSARQRRNTTSLFSPLREKELTSLRLADRDRVLSFFFSESLQLQFQLFSADTSCALFQKTGETWELIESFKRKSPDVALPKESKNQSTFISEAFAPLPLEASPSFFAEFESLVQSPEKLEARLRERLDQSTQPFSLAKNSREIFPYFDSFLTKAFIARFGKASLDTASLHTDMPQLAAALESLFDDLLSPAPTVYIEGEASDSPVCHFSLFADSPKEGDTIFTFESVNDALSAYAYHRYRLLHTQKERLNMKKNLERLIKKNESTLQALSTNEQSSRIAKYEAEASLLAMNRSLLKKGMTSVTVQHFEAPFEPVTLKLLPDKCPQENIDLAFLSARKAKEKKAFQEKRRAELAQYLIEQYALLEKLVQMKSSKEFLELKQREASLLTRFGLLSQKEAEETFLFRKFPISGNAELWVGKNAKNNDLLTLRYAKPSDVWLHARGVAGSHCVLKSHRPPSIVEIERAAEIAAYYSTARTSDLVPVIYTEKKYVRKPKGAALGAVTVERENVILVPPKPFGPKSDDDTD, encoded by the coding sequence ATGATTAAAAACTACTTTACACTCTATTATCTCGCGGCTGAAATTCAAGATGCCGTTCAAGGCGGGTTTGTTATCGATTGCTTTACTCAATCAAAAAATGAATTGCGTATTGCATTTGCAACACCTTCCAAAAAAGATTACACCATTATCTTCAATGCCGAGCGCGCGGATATCGCCCTTTACTTCACCCGCGACTCCGCCCGCCAACGCCGCAATACCACCAGTCTCTTTTCGCCTTTGCGCGAAAAAGAGCTTACGTCGCTTCGCCTTGCCGATCGCGACCGCGTCCTCTCCTTCTTTTTTTCAGAATCGCTTCAATTGCAATTTCAACTCTTCAGCGCCGATACCTCATGCGCATTGTTTCAAAAAACGGGCGAGACTTGGGAATTGATTGAAAGCTTCAAGAGGAAATCTCCGGATGTCGCCTTGCCAAAGGAGTCAAAGAATCAATCCACATTCATCTCCGAAGCCTTTGCGCCATTGCCTTTAGAAGCCTCGCCTTCTTTTTTTGCCGAGTTTGAATCACTCGTTCAATCTCCTGAGAAACTTGAGGCGCGGCTTCGTGAAAGGTTAGATCAATCGACGCAGCCATTTTCTCTTGCGAAAAATTCCCGCGAAATCTTCCCTTACTTCGATTCCTTTCTTACCAAAGCATTTATCGCCCGCTTTGGAAAGGCATCGCTTGACACGGCGTCGCTTCATACCGATATGCCGCAGCTTGCCGCAGCACTTGAATCGCTTTTTGATGATCTCTTAAGCCCTGCCCCAACAGTTTACATTGAAGGTGAAGCAAGCGATTCGCCCGTCTGTCACTTTTCACTTTTTGCCGATAGCCCAAAAGAAGGCGATACCATCTTCACTTTTGAAAGTGTGAACGATGCACTCTCGGCGTATGCCTATCACCGATACCGACTTCTTCACACTCAAAAGGAGCGGCTGAACATGAAGAAAAATTTAGAACGGCTGATCAAAAAAAATGAATCCACCCTTCAGGCCCTTTCAACCAATGAGCAATCAAGCCGCATCGCTAAGTATGAAGCCGAGGCCTCGCTGCTTGCAATGAACCGCTCGCTCTTAAAAAAGGGCATGACCTCGGTTACTGTTCAACATTTTGAGGCACCCTTTGAGCCCGTAACCCTTAAGCTTTTGCCCGATAAATGCCCGCAAGAAAATATCGACCTTGCTTTTCTCTCTGCTCGCAAAGCCAAAGAGAAGAAGGCCTTTCAAGAAAAACGGCGTGCCGAGCTTGCCCAATATCTTATTGAGCAATACGCGCTTTTAGAAAAGCTTGTGCAAATGAAAAGTTCAAAAGAGTTTCTTGAATTGAAACAGCGCGAAGCCTCGTTACTCACCCGTTTTGGACTCCTTTCTCAAAAGGAAGCGGAGGAAACCTTTCTCTTTCGAAAATTTCCGATCTCCGGCAATGCAGAGCTTTGGGTGGGGAAAAATGCAAAGAATAACGACTTGCTTACGCTTCGCTATGCCAAGCCAAGCGATGTGTGGCTTCATGCCCGTGGGGTTGCGGGGTCGCATTGTGTGTTGAAATCGCACAGGCCGCCGAGCATCGTCGAGATTGAACGAGCGGCGGAAATCGCGGCGTATTATTCCACGGCACGCACTTCCGATTTGGTGCCTGTGATTTATACCGAAAAGAAATATGTCCGCAAGCCTAAGGGGGCCGCGCTTGGCGCAGTGACGGTTGAGCGTGAGAATGTCATCCTCGTTCCGCCAAAACCCTTCGGCCCAAAATCCGACGACGACACGGATTGA
- a CDS encoding PBP1A family penicillin-binding protein, protein MSEESRWQGENPQKENRETPKPQSGDQQEMGYSSRLREEYFNNPERRKKIAKRRKQLQWLYNIVIGSAVLVVLLVVGWMVMLSSELPSLEQLENPKPDLASEVYSADGVLLTKYFKINRTAVPMDSISQNVVQALVATEDVEFYDHWGFNLRRFAQTMIENVVLLRRSWKGASTITQQLAKNLYVGDERKVSRKVKELMTAIQIERTYTKREILELYLNTVYFGSGAYGIEAAAWTYFGKPASQLTIGEAASMIGVLKNPARYNPVDQPEIAEGRKSVIIDLMEKAGFITEKVAEAEKRKKLQVYHTPVTDAGIAPYFTEYIRRQVQKELTKEKLDLYRDGLIIYTTLDTRIQAYADSAIKRQLVYLQEQMNKYWKWTGKEGDSLIQIFIKEDVKYKELVKSGRSEAEAYKLCKEDKEWLKALQTKKTTVQTAFVAIDPTTGYIKAWTGGRNFDNYKEREFDRVWQARRQAGSTFKPFVYVGAIDEGIPPNYTFLNQPLAIQTPFKVWIPENSDLESGGETTLRDAIKNSLNQVTIRLAQKFMSPDKIAQYARRMGIKSPIQMDLSIALGTPSVTPLEMTSAYGTFANNGIHVEPVSVIRIEDKFGNVIYTARPDRSQALEEPANYVMVSMLKGVMDGGTAASARFRYKFYPEAGGKTGTSQNNADAWFVGFTPQLVAGVWTGMDDSRVHFTSMEYGQGGRAALPIWAQFMKDCYDDKALGFQTRYFVRPPQVEARLISKETFQFAPMSASNTYVEFFTPQSLKRYSSLFPGVDTSANSTFITPPSKKRGEGEF, encoded by the coding sequence ATGTCTGAAGAAAGTCGTTGGCAAGGAGAAAATCCTCAAAAAGAAAATCGAGAAACCCCAAAGCCTCAAAGCGGAGATCAGCAGGAAATGGGCTACAGCTCGCGCTTAAGAGAAGAATATTTCAACAACCCTGAAAGAAGAAAGAAAATCGCGAAGCGGCGAAAGCAGTTGCAATGGCTCTATAACATTGTGATTGGTTCCGCGGTCTTGGTAGTGCTTTTGGTGGTTGGCTGGATGGTGATGCTGTCATCGGAATTGCCAAGCCTTGAGCAATTGGAAAATCCCAAACCCGATTTGGCGAGCGAAGTTTATTCTGCCGATGGCGTGTTACTCACCAAGTATTTCAAGATTAACCGCACCGCTGTGCCGATGGATTCCATATCTCAAAATGTGGTGCAAGCCCTTGTGGCAACGGAGGATGTTGAGTTTTATGATCATTGGGGTTTTAACCTTCGCCGCTTTGCGCAAACGATGATTGAGAATGTGGTGCTGCTTCGCCGCTCGTGGAAAGGCGCGAGCACGATTACACAGCAATTGGCCAAAAACTTATATGTGGGCGATGAACGCAAAGTGAGCCGCAAAGTGAAGGAACTGATGACGGCGATTCAAATTGAGCGTACTTACACCAAACGCGAAATCTTAGAACTTTATCTCAATACCGTGTATTTCGGTTCTGGCGCCTATGGCATTGAAGCCGCCGCTTGGACCTACTTTGGCAAGCCGGCCTCGCAACTCACGATTGGCGAAGCGGCCTCGATGATTGGTGTCTTGAAAAACCCCGCACGATACAACCCCGTTGATCAGCCGGAGATTGCTGAAGGAAGAAAGAGTGTGATTATCGATTTGATGGAAAAGGCCGGATTCATCACCGAGAAAGTGGCTGAAGCTGAAAAGCGAAAGAAGTTACAAGTCTATCATACGCCTGTAACGGATGCGGGAATTGCACCATATTTCACCGAGTACATTCGACGGCAGGTACAAAAAGAATTAACAAAAGAAAAGCTTGACCTCTACCGCGATGGGCTCATTATTTACACCACCCTTGACACGCGAATTCAAGCCTATGCAGATTCTGCAATCAAGCGGCAACTCGTGTATTTGCAAGAGCAAATGAACAAGTACTGGAAGTGGACAGGAAAAGAAGGTGACAGTTTGATTCAGATTTTTATCAAGGAAGATGTTAAGTATAAAGAGTTGGTGAAATCAGGCAGGAGTGAAGCGGAAGCCTATAAACTTTGCAAAGAAGATAAAGAATGGTTGAAAGCGCTTCAAACCAAGAAAACCACGGTGCAAACAGCCTTCGTTGCCATTGACCCAACGACAGGTTATATCAAAGCGTGGACGGGTGGCCGAAATTTTGATAATTACAAAGAGCGGGAATTTGACCGCGTGTGGCAGGCGAGAAGGCAGGCGGGTTCAACCTTTAAGCCTTTTGTGTATGTCGGCGCGATTGATGAAGGCATTCCACCGAATTACACTTTTCTCAATCAACCGCTTGCGATTCAAACACCGTTTAAGGTTTGGATTCCTGAGAATTCCGATTTGGAATCCGGCGGGGAAACCACGCTGCGAGATGCCATCAAGAATTCGCTCAATCAAGTGACCATTCGCTTAGCGCAAAAATTTATGTCGCCCGATAAGATTGCGCAGTACGCAAGGCGAATGGGCATCAAATCGCCGATACAAATGGATTTATCTATTGCGTTAGGAACGCCCTCTGTGACCCCGCTTGAAATGACCTCGGCCTATGGCACCTTTGCCAATAATGGCATTCATGTTGAACCTGTTTCGGTTATTCGAATTGAAGACAAATTTGGAAATGTGATTTACACCGCTCGCCCCGATCGCTCGCAAGCCCTTGAAGAGCCGGCGAATTATGTGATGGTTTCGATGCTAAAGGGTGTGATGGATGGCGGAACAGCGGCTTCGGCAAGGTTTCGATATAAATTTTATCCCGAAGCCGGGGGCAAGACAGGAACTTCGCAAAACAATGCCGATGCGTGGTTTGTCGGCTTTACGCCACAGTTGGTGGCGGGTGTCTGGACAGGAATGGATGACTCGCGCGTGCACTTTACCTCAATGGAATATGGGCAAGGCGGAAGAGCGGCACTTCCTATTTGGGCACAATTCATGAAAGACTGCTACGACGATAAAGCGCTCGGTTTTCAAACTCGCTATTTTGTTCGTCCGCCGCAAGTGGAAGCACGGCTGATTTCAAAAGAGACCTTTCAATTTGCACCAATGAGTGCAAGCAATACGTATGTCGAATTCTTTACCCCGCAAAGCTTAAAGCGATATTCGTCGCTATTTCCGGGAGTTGATACCTCAGCCAATTCAACATTCATTACACCGCCATCAAAGAAACGCGGAGAAGGAGAGTTTTAA